A single window of Ctenopharyngodon idella isolate HZGC_01 chromosome 24, HZGC01, whole genome shotgun sequence DNA harbors:
- the alkbh3 gene encoding alpha-ketoglutarate-dependent dioxygenase alkB homolog 3 isoform X2 encodes MSDKRQRARVQGSWAKPLHKPQQPTAQDAQSGSWKYGPRSFEFSQPAPIREIPAEKVIENAGDYEISQGPTGVSRLRLIPGFLQQEEADWMFSKLLAELPWSQKTNYRMMGDAYEEPRLTCWYGELPYTYSRSTMEANAQWHPVLTTLRQAVEQKSGHTFNSLLCNLYRDGKDSIGWHSDSEPSLGPQPTIASLSLGDTRVFSLRKQPLPEDKGDYSYVERIRIPLTHGTLLLMEGCTQEDWQHQVAKEYHDRGPRINLTFRTMYPEPERPRWRSVR; translated from the exons ATGAGTGATAAAAGGCAGCGAGCGAGGGTCCAGGGCTCCTGGGCCAAACCTCttcacaaaccacaacagccaaCTG CTCAAGATGCCCAGTCAGGGTCATGGAAATACGGACCACGATCATTTGAGTTCAGTCAGCCAGCT cCCATCAGAGAGATTCCCGCAGAGAAAGTGATCGA aaATGCCGGGGACTATGAGATTAGTCAGGGGCCTACTGGAGTGTCCCG ACTGCGGCTCATACCAGGGTTTCTACAGCAGGAGGAGGCAGACTGGATGTTTAGTAAGCTGCTTGCTGAACTGCCCTGGTCACAAAAGACCAATTATAGGATGATGG GTGATGCATATGAGGAACCCAGACTCACTTGTTGGTATGGAGAGCTGCCGTATACATATTCACGCTCCACTATGGAGGCCAATGCTCAG TGGCATCCAGTTCTTACCACTCTGCGTCAGGCTGTCGAGCAGAAGAGCGGCCACACGTTTAACTCATTGCTTTGTAACCTGTACCGGGACGGTAAAGACAGTATTGGCTGGCACAGTGACAGCGAGCCTTCATTAGGACCCCAGCCCACCATCGCCTCTCTGAGTCTGGGTGACACGAGAGTGTTCAGTCTCCGAAAGCAGCCACTTCCT GAGGACAAAGGAGACTACAGCTATGTGGAGCGCATACGCATCCCGCTGACCCACGGGACCCTCCTGCTCATGGAAGGCTGTACGCAGGAGGACTGGCAG CACCAGGTGGCAAAGGAGTACCATGACCGCGGGCCTCGGATAAATCTCACTTTCCGCACCATGTACCCGGAGCCAGAGCGTCCCAGGTGGAGATCTGTGAGATGA
- the alkbh3 gene encoding alpha-ketoglutarate-dependent dioxygenase alkB homolog 3 isoform X1 codes for MLRFELLMSDKRQRARVQGSWAKPLHKPQQPTAQDAQSGSWKYGPRSFEFSQPAPIREIPAEKVIENAGDYEISQGPTGVSRLRLIPGFLQQEEADWMFSKLLAELPWSQKTNYRMMGDAYEEPRLTCWYGELPYTYSRSTMEANAQWHPVLTTLRQAVEQKSGHTFNSLLCNLYRDGKDSIGWHSDSEPSLGPQPTIASLSLGDTRVFSLRKQPLPEDKGDYSYVERIRIPLTHGTLLLMEGCTQEDWQHQVAKEYHDRGPRINLTFRTMYPEPERPRWRSVR; via the exons AT GCTAAGATTTGAGCTTTTGATGAGTGATAAAAGGCAGCGAGCGAGGGTCCAGGGCTCCTGGGCCAAACCTCttcacaaaccacaacagccaaCTG CTCAAGATGCCCAGTCAGGGTCATGGAAATACGGACCACGATCATTTGAGTTCAGTCAGCCAGCT cCCATCAGAGAGATTCCCGCAGAGAAAGTGATCGA aaATGCCGGGGACTATGAGATTAGTCAGGGGCCTACTGGAGTGTCCCG ACTGCGGCTCATACCAGGGTTTCTACAGCAGGAGGAGGCAGACTGGATGTTTAGTAAGCTGCTTGCTGAACTGCCCTGGTCACAAAAGACCAATTATAGGATGATGG GTGATGCATATGAGGAACCCAGACTCACTTGTTGGTATGGAGAGCTGCCGTATACATATTCACGCTCCACTATGGAGGCCAATGCTCAG TGGCATCCAGTTCTTACCACTCTGCGTCAGGCTGTCGAGCAGAAGAGCGGCCACACGTTTAACTCATTGCTTTGTAACCTGTACCGGGACGGTAAAGACAGTATTGGCTGGCACAGTGACAGCGAGCCTTCATTAGGACCCCAGCCCACCATCGCCTCTCTGAGTCTGGGTGACACGAGAGTGTTCAGTCTCCGAAAGCAGCCACTTCCT GAGGACAAAGGAGACTACAGCTATGTGGAGCGCATACGCATCCCGCTGACCCACGGGACCCTCCTGCTCATGGAAGGCTGTACGCAGGAGGACTGGCAG CACCAGGTGGCAAAGGAGTACCATGACCGCGGGCCTCGGATAAATCTCACTTTCCGCACCATGTACCCGGAGCCAGAGCGTCCCAGGTGGAGATCTGTGAGATGA